The Solidesulfovibrio sp. sequence CGCATCATTGCCGGCCGCCGGTTGCTGAAGCAAACGGCACTGCCGGCCGGGTGCGCAGCGAGAGGGCGTCGGCGCTGCAATGGCCAAGGCAGCGCCCCACTCCGTCGCACCGGGATTCGTCAGCCAGCACGACCAGCCCCCGGCTGATGGTCAGCGCCCGATGCGGACAGCTGGTCAGACACTGGCCGCAGCCCAGGCAACGCGCGTGGTCGATGTGCACGACCGGGCGCAGGGCCGTCCGTTGACTCTCATTTTCCATGGCCGGCCAAGTGCTCCTTAAGCGCGAGCACTTCCTGGTCCAGCCGCCCGACCACGGTGCAGATGCGGGCAAAATGCTCCTCCAACTGGGCCACCCGCGAGGCCAGCGCAGCGCCTGCCGCCCCCGGCCCGGCGGGGATGCCGCCGCCCAGGCCCGGGAGTCCCGCCATCAAACCCTGCATATCGCCCAGGCCCTGGCGCAGCAAAGCCTCCATCCGGTCGAAACGGGCATCGGTTGCGTTTGGCCCCTGCCCACCAGGGGTTCGCTCATCATCCATTGCCGCCTCCATGCGTTT is a genomic window containing:
- a CDS encoding 4Fe-4S dicluster domain-containing protein yields the protein MENESQRTALRPVVHIDHARCLGCGQCLTSCPHRALTISRGLVVLADESRCDGVGRCLGHCSADALSLRTRPAVPFASATGGRQ